A genome region from Euzebyales bacterium includes the following:
- a CDS encoding DNA-directed RNA polymerase subunit beta' — MLDVNNFDELRISLATQDQVRMWSNGEVKKPETINYRTLKPEKDGLFCEKIFGPQRDWECYCGKYKRVRFKGIICERCGVEVTRSKVRRERMGHIELAAPVTHIWYFKGVPSRLGYLLDLAPKDLEKVIYFAAYIITSVDDEKRHSDLSTLEKEIAAEKKQIEHDLAFDREQMLGELEDELAELEESGARADAVRRKRKELEKGIKQVTEAAENRVERLDEVLDTFRSLVTKQLITDELLYRELRDRFEDYFTGGMGAEAIRDLLAAVDFDAEADTLREILSAEAEKLRAGKRKSRSQKATRAVKRLKVIEAFRQTTNDPTAMVLKAVPVIPPDLRPMVQLDGGRFATSDLNDLYRRVINRNNRLKRLLDLGAPEIIVNNEKRMLQEAVDALFDNGRRGRPVTGPGNRPLKSISDMLKGKQGRFRQNLLGKRVDYSGRSVIVVGPELKLHECGLPKQMALELFKPFVMKRLVDLNYAQNIKSAKRMVERARPQVWDVLEEVINDHPVLLNRAPTLHRLGIQAFVPKLVEGKAIQIHPLVCKAFNADFDGDQMAVHLPLSSEAQAEARILMLSSNNILSPADGRPLATASQDMVVGCYYLTYADDSDEGDEARDDLASRIRDGERRVKSFAGAAEIVMGLDAGNVGLQEWIVVRLRDKAVDVRDAFDDVDEESVADGLVRSASGVRVITTPGRVLFNEVLPADVPYVNGLVGSRQLADLINRCADNLTRAETADVLDKLKEIGFRYATRAGVTVSISDIDTPPQKAEIIAEHDELAAKVEKQFAKGIITADERKQEMVDIWTEATNKVARAMEANFDRLNPFYMMANSGARGNMTQLRQIAGMRGQVANPRGEVIERPIKSNFREGLSVLEYFIATHGARKGLADTALRTADSGYLTRRLVDIAQDLIVREDDCGTERGIPVVVGERDSQSLFGRILATDVYVPGTETLLLERGTEVTDEEVRLLRRVLRDGLDPETGEPLDHEPTLAEKTVRVRTVLNCEAQLGICVECYGRALAEGHKVQIGEAVGIIAAQSIGEPGTQLTMRTFHTGGVAGEDITHGLPRVVELFEARSPKGKAEIATLTGDVSVEETDKGIKITIDDGDETSSVTVSRRARLRVADGDHISAGEMLTEGSIDPHEMLEVRGAREVQQLLVREVQAVYRSQGVSIHDKHIELIVRQMLRRVSVVEPGDTEFLPGELVDRQRFAEANRAMLDEGKQPANGRQILMGITKASLATDSWLSAASFQETTRVLTEAAIEGKSDSLVGLKENVIIGKLIPAGTGLKRYRSVRPLPTEVPEQVMTTELLDQFGDTEYYEADDGWTMGEGGY, encoded by the coding sequence ATGCTCGACGTCAACAACTTTGATGAGTTGCGGATCAGCCTGGCCACGCAGGACCAGGTGCGCATGTGGTCCAACGGTGAGGTCAAGAAGCCGGAGACCATCAACTACCGCACGCTCAAGCCCGAGAAGGACGGCCTGTTCTGCGAGAAGATCTTCGGGCCGCAGCGGGACTGGGAGTGCTACTGCGGCAAGTACAAGCGCGTCCGGTTCAAGGGCATCATCTGCGAGCGCTGTGGTGTCGAGGTCACGCGCTCGAAGGTCCGCCGCGAGCGCATGGGCCACATCGAGCTGGCCGCCCCCGTCACGCACATCTGGTACTTCAAGGGCGTGCCGTCGCGGCTGGGCTACCTGCTCGACCTCGCACCGAAGGACCTCGAGAAGGTCATCTACTTCGCCGCGTACATCATCACCTCGGTCGACGACGAGAAGCGTCACAGTGACCTGTCGACGCTCGAGAAGGAGATCGCAGCCGAGAAGAAGCAGATCGAGCACGACCTCGCCTTCGACCGCGAGCAGATGCTCGGCGAGCTCGAGGACGAGCTCGCCGAGCTCGAGGAATCCGGCGCGCGTGCCGACGCCGTGCGGCGCAAGCGCAAGGAGCTCGAAAAGGGCATCAAGCAGGTCACCGAGGCCGCCGAGAACCGCGTCGAGCGGCTCGACGAGGTGCTCGACACCTTCCGCTCGCTGGTGACCAAGCAGCTGATCACCGATGAGCTGCTGTACCGCGAGCTGCGTGACCGCTTCGAGGACTACTTCACCGGCGGCATGGGGGCCGAGGCCATCCGTGACCTGCTGGCGGCCGTGGACTTCGATGCCGAAGCCGACACGCTGCGCGAGATCCTGTCGGCGGAGGCAGAGAAGCTGCGCGCCGGCAAGCGCAAGTCGCGTTCGCAGAAGGCGACCCGGGCCGTCAAGCGCCTCAAGGTCATCGAGGCGTTCCGCCAGACCACGAACGACCCGACCGCGATGGTGCTCAAGGCCGTCCCGGTCATCCCGCCGGACCTGCGTCCGATGGTGCAGCTCGACGGTGGCCGGTTCGCGACCAGCGACCTCAATGACCTGTACCGGCGCGTGATCAACCGCAACAACCGCCTCAAGCGGCTGTTGGACCTCGGCGCGCCCGAGATCATCGTCAACAACGAGAAGCGGATGCTGCAGGAGGCCGTCGACGCGCTGTTCGACAACGGCCGCCGTGGCCGGCCGGTCACGGGTCCCGGCAACCGCCCGCTCAAGTCGATCTCGGACATGCTGAAGGGCAAGCAGGGGCGGTTCCGCCAGAACCTGCTGGGCAAGCGCGTCGACTACTCGGGCCGGTCGGTCATCGTGGTCGGCCCGGAGCTCAAGCTCCACGAGTGCGGCCTGCCCAAGCAGATGGCACTCGAGCTGTTCAAGCCGTTCGTGATGAAGCGGCTCGTCGACCTGAACTACGCGCAGAACATCAAGAGCGCGAAGCGGATGGTCGAGCGTGCGCGCCCGCAGGTGTGGGACGTGCTCGAGGAGGTCATCAACGACCACCCGGTGCTGCTCAACCGCGCGCCGACGCTGCACCGCCTCGGCATCCAGGCCTTCGTGCCGAAGCTGGTCGAGGGCAAGGCGATCCAGATCCACCCGCTGGTCTGCAAGGCGTTCAACGCCGACTTCGACGGCGACCAGATGGCGGTCCACCTGCCGCTGTCGTCCGAGGCGCAGGCCGAGGCCCGCATCCTCATGCTGTCGAGCAACAACATCCTGTCGCCGGCCGACGGCCGACCGCTGGCGACCGCCAGCCAGGACATGGTGGTGGGCTGCTACTACCTGACGTACGCCGACGACTCGGACGAGGGCGACGAGGCGCGTGACGACCTGGCCAGCCGGATCCGCGACGGCGAGCGCCGGGTGAAGTCGTTCGCCGGGGCCGCCGAGATCGTCATGGGGCTCGACGCCGGCAACGTCGGCCTGCAGGAGTGGATCGTCGTCCGGCTGCGCGACAAGGCGGTCGACGTCCGTGACGCCTTCGACGACGTCGACGAGGAGTCGGTCGCCGACGGTCTGGTGCGGTCGGCGTCGGGCGTGCGCGTCATCACGACGCCTGGTCGGGTGCTGTTCAACGAGGTCCTGCCGGCGGACGTGCCGTACGTCAACGGGCTGGTCGGCTCCAGGCAGCTGGCCGACCTGATCAACCGCTGCGCCGACAACCTGACCCGTGCCGAGACCGCAGATGTCCTCGACAAGCTCAAGGAGATCGGGTTTCGCTACGCGACCCGCGCCGGCGTGACCGTGTCGATCTCCGACATCGACACGCCGCCGCAGAAGGCCGAGATCATCGCCGAGCACGACGAGTTGGCGGCGAAGGTCGAGAAGCAGTTCGCCAAGGGCATCATCACCGCGGACGAGCGCAAGCAGGAGATGGTCGACATCTGGACCGAGGCGACCAACAAGGTCGCCAGGGCCATGGAGGCCAACTTCGACCGGCTGAACCCCTTCTACATGATGGCGAACTCGGGCGCGCGGGGGAACATGACCCAGCTGCGCCAGATCGCCGGCATGCGTGGGCAGGTGGCCAACCCGCGTGGTGAGGTGATCGAGCGGCCGATCAAGTCGAACTTCCGCGAGGGCCTGTCGGTGCTCGAGTACTTCATCGCGACGCACGGTGCCCGGAAGGGTCTGGCCGACACCGCGTTGCGGACGGCCGACTCGGGGTACCTGACGCGCCGTCTGGTCGACATCGCGCAGGACCTGATCGTGCGCGAGGACGACTGCGGCACCGAGCGCGGCATTCCGGTCGTCGTCGGCGAACGCGACTCCCAGTCGCTGTTCGGCCGGATCCTCGCGACCGACGTGTACGTGCCCGGAACCGAGACGCTGCTGCTCGAGCGCGGCACGGAAGTCACCGACGAGGAGGTCAGGCTGCTGCGCCGCGTCCTGCGCGACGGCTTGGACCCCGAGACCGGCGAGCCGCTCGACCACGAGCCGACGCTGGCCGAGAAGACGGTCCGGGTGCGCACGGTCCTCAACTGCGAGGCCCAGCTGGGCATCTGCGTCGAGTGCTACGGACGTGCGCTGGCCGAGGGCCACAAGGTCCAGATCGGCGAGGCGGTCGGCATCATCGCCGCCCAGTCGATCGGTGAGCCCGGCACGCAGCTGACGATGCGGACGTTCCACACCGGTGGGGTCGCGGGTGAGGACATCACCCACGGTCTTCCGCGCGTCGTTGAGCTGTTCGAGGCACGCAGCCCGAAGGGCAAGGCCGAGATCGCGACGCTGACCGGTGACGTATCGGTCGAGGAGACCGACAAGGGCATCAAGATCACCATCGACGACGGCGACGAGACGTCGTCGGTCACGGTGTCGCGGCGCGCGCGCCTGCGCGTTGCCGACGGCGACCACATCAGCGCTGGCGAGATGCTGACCGAGGGGTCGATCGACCCGCACGAGATGCTCGAGGTGCGCGGTGCCCGTGAGGTCCAGCAGCTGCTGGTCCGCGAGGTGCAGGCTGTGTATCGCTCGCAGGGCGTGTCGATCCACGACAAGCACATCGAGCTGATCGTCCGGCAGATGCTGCGGCGCGTGAGTGTGGTGGAGCCTGGTGACACCGAGTTCCTGCCCGGTGAGCTGGTCGATCGGCAGCGGTTCGCCGAGGCCAACCGCGCGATGCTCGACGAGGGCAAGCAGCCTGCCAACGGCCGCCAGATCCTCATGGGCATCACGAAGGCGTCACTGGCCACCGACTCGTGGCTGTCGGCCGCGTCGTTCCAGGAGACGACCCGCGTGCTGACCGAGGCCGCCATCGAGGGCAAGAGCGACTCGCTGGTGGGGCTCAAGGAGAACGTGATCATCGGCAAGCTGATCCCGGCCGGTACGGGGTTGAAGCGATACCGCTCGGTGCGCCCGCTGCCGACCGAGGTCCCGGAGCAGGTCATGACGACCGAGCTGCTGGACCAGTTCGGCGACACCGAGTACTACGAGGCCGACGACGGCTGGACGATGGGAGAGGGCGGCTACTAG
- the rplL gene encoding 50S ribosomal protein L7/L12: MSTSDLLDAFKEMTLLELSDFVKQFEEEFDVTAAAAPVAVAAPGATAGGPEEAAAEEQTSFDVVLTSAGDKKIQVIKEVRTLTSLGLREAKDLVDSAPKPVLEGVEREQADAAKEALEGVGASVEIK; this comes from the coding sequence ATGTCAACCTCCGACCTGCTCGACGCGTTCAAGGAGATGACGCTGCTCGAGCTGTCCGACTTCGTGAAGCAGTTCGAGGAGGAGTTCGACGTCACTGCGGCGGCCGCTCCGGTCGCCGTCGCGGCGCCGGGCGCCACCGCGGGTGGTCCCGAGGAGGCCGCCGCCGAGGAGCAGACCAGCTTCGACGTGGTCCTCACCTCCGCCGGCGACAAGAAGATCCAGGTCATCAAGGAGGTCCGCACGCTGACCAGTCTGGGCCTGCGTGAGGCCAAGGACCTGGTCGACAGCGCCCCCAAGCCGGTGCTCGAGGGCGTCGAGCGCGAGCAGGCCGACGCCGCCAAGGAGGCACTCGAGGGTGTCGGCGCGTCGGTCGAGATCAAGTAG
- a CDS encoding PH domain-containing protein yields the protein MVGTQIELMPHERMVLHAHPHWWYFWKQVAGGVVLLAVFMLRYLVDDTLATVLGWVVAVAAVIWLADTIYEFVQWQTTRFAVTTERVAYQNGIIRRRGVSIPLNRINNVNFDQSLIARLLNNGIVTIESAGETGDSVFENIRDPEHVRGVIFQQIEADEQADSERDAAAFAQVMQQEAPSPASSTLSAEERLNQLNELRNAGLVSEEEFARKRAEILNDL from the coding sequence ATGGTGGGAACGCAGATCGAGTTGATGCCCCATGAGCGGATGGTGCTCCACGCCCATCCGCACTGGTGGTACTTCTGGAAGCAGGTGGCCGGTGGTGTCGTCCTCCTTGCGGTCTTCATGCTGCGGTATCTGGTCGACGACACGCTGGCGACCGTGCTCGGCTGGGTGGTGGCCGTCGCCGCAGTGATCTGGCTGGCCGACACCATCTACGAGTTCGTCCAGTGGCAGACCACGAGGTTCGCCGTCACCACCGAGCGGGTCGCCTACCAGAACGGGATCATCCGCCGCCGGGGCGTCTCGATCCCGCTCAACCGGATCAACAACGTCAACTTCGACCAGTCACTGATCGCCCGGCTGCTCAACAACGGCATCGTGACCATCGAATCGGCCGGCGAGACCGGTGACTCCGTCTTCGAGAACATCCGTGACCCAGAGCACGTCCGGGGCGTCATCTTCCAGCAGATCGAGGCTGACGAGCAGGCCGATTCGGAGCGCGATGCGGCAGCCTTCGCACAGGTCATGCAGCAGGAGGCCCCGTCCCCCGCATCGTCGACCTTGTCGGCCGAGGAGCGACTCAACCAGCTCAACGAGCTGCGGAACGCGGGGCTCGTCTCCGAGGAGGAGTTCGCCCGGAAGCGCGCGGAGATCCTCAACGACCTGTAG
- a CDS encoding DNA-directed RNA polymerase subunit beta, translating into MSTTDLLEGPAAAHGHFDTGRLSFAKLKEPLPVDQLDLVAIQSSSFDWLRDHGLQEIFDEISPIEDFTGQMALSFSDHRFETPKYAVDECKEKDLTYAAPLFVTAEFVNRSTGEIKSQTVFMGDFPMMTEGGTFIINGTERVVVSQLVRSPGVYFDTAIDKSTGRDVFGCKVIPSRGAWLEFEVDKRGYVGVRVDRKRKQQVTVLFRALRGIVFNGETGEYELAPREVLDEPVPDEEILEWFGGSELIEHTLERDNVSTPSEALQDIYRKLRPGEPPTAESAGALLINLFFNTKRYDMAKVGRYKVNKKIGEEQIRLGLVEIDDAKPLAHMEAPPQLQAAAKEASDHRSVAFVVGESRPSAFGTTLTKEDVLGTMSYLVHLAEGRDGYDTDDIDHFGNRRLRSVGELIQNQVRIGLSRMERVVRERMTTQDVEAITPQTLINIRPVVAAIKEFFGASQLSQFMDQTNPLSGLRHKRRLSALGPGGLSRERAGFEVRDVHTSHYGRMCPIETPEGPNIGLIGSLATYARINEFGFVETPYRRVVDGVVTDRIDYLTADEEDRQIIAQANAPLDDDGVFTGERVLCRAKDNDVREVPPSDVTYMDVSPRQIVSVTAAMIPFLEHDDANRALMGTNMQAQAVPLLTSRSPYVGTGLEAKTARDAGDVVVAEANGIVVEVAADRIIIKSLDDDRLEKHFLRKFERTNQGTCYNQRPIVEEGDEVVAGQVIADGPCTDTGEMALGANLLVAFMSWEGFNFEDAIILSERLVREDVLTSIHIEEHEVDARDTKLGAEEITRDIPNVGEEVLANLDEHGIIRIGAEVNPGDVLVGKVTPKGETELTPEERLLRAIFGEKAREVRDTSLKVPHGENGRVIGVRTFSRDAGDEMPPGVNELVRVYVAQKRKISDGDKLAGRHGNKGVIAKILPVEDMPFLADGTPVDIVLNPLGVPSRMNVGQVLETHLGWVASRGWQFEEKPDWFDEVGWDESLMESPGDRRLATPVFDGAREAELTTLLKNARPNADGDKLIDASGKAQVFDGRTGEPIDSRIAVGYMYVLKLLHLVDDKIHARSTGPYSMITQQPLGGKAQFGGQRFGEMEVWALEAYGASYALQELLTVKSDDVLGRVKVYEAIVKGENIPEPGIPESFKVLVKEMQSLCLNVEVLSAEGSQIEFRDSDDDAFRAAEELGIDLSRPERYGDEFSLGS; encoded by the coding sequence TTGTCGACCACCGATCTGCTCGAAGGCCCTGCCGCCGCCCATGGGCACTTTGACACAGGACGGCTGTCGTTCGCCAAACTCAAGGAGCCACTGCCGGTTGATCAGCTCGACCTGGTGGCGATTCAGAGCTCGTCGTTCGACTGGCTGCGTGACCACGGTCTGCAGGAGATCTTCGACGAGATCTCGCCGATCGAGGACTTCACCGGCCAGATGGCGCTGTCCTTCTCGGACCACCGGTTCGAGACCCCCAAGTACGCGGTGGACGAGTGCAAGGAGAAGGACCTCACCTACGCGGCGCCGCTGTTCGTGACCGCGGAGTTCGTCAACCGCTCCACCGGTGAGATCAAGTCGCAGACGGTCTTCATGGGCGACTTCCCGATGATGACCGAGGGCGGCACCTTCATCATCAACGGCACCGAGCGTGTCGTCGTCAGCCAGTTGGTGCGCTCGCCGGGTGTCTACTTCGACACGGCGATCGACAAGAGCACCGGCCGTGACGTCTTCGGCTGCAAGGTGATCCCGTCGCGGGGCGCGTGGCTGGAGTTCGAGGTCGACAAGCGCGGCTACGTGGGCGTGCGCGTGGACCGCAAGCGCAAGCAGCAGGTCACGGTGCTGTTCCGCGCCCTGCGCGGCATCGTCTTCAACGGCGAGACCGGTGAGTACGAGCTGGCGCCGCGCGAGGTGCTCGACGAGCCGGTGCCCGACGAGGAGATCCTGGAGTGGTTCGGCGGCTCGGAGCTGATCGAGCACACGCTGGAGCGTGACAACGTGTCGACGCCCAGCGAGGCGCTACAGGACATCTACCGCAAGCTGCGCCCGGGTGAGCCGCCGACGGCCGAGTCCGCGGGGGCGCTGCTGATCAACCTGTTCTTCAACACCAAGCGCTACGACATGGCCAAGGTCGGGCGCTACAAGGTCAACAAGAAGATCGGTGAGGAGCAGATCCGCCTCGGGCTGGTCGAGATCGACGACGCCAAGCCCCTGGCCCACATGGAGGCGCCGCCGCAGCTGCAGGCCGCCGCCAAGGAGGCCAGCGACCACCGCTCCGTGGCGTTCGTCGTGGGCGAGTCCCGTCCGTCCGCGTTCGGCACGACGCTGACCAAGGAGGACGTGCTCGGCACGATGTCCTACCTGGTGCACCTCGCCGAGGGGCGCGACGGCTACGACACCGACGACATCGACCACTTCGGCAACCGGCGCCTGCGCAGTGTCGGCGAGCTGATCCAGAACCAGGTGCGCATCGGGTTGTCGCGCATGGAGCGCGTCGTCCGCGAGCGCATGACCACCCAGGACGTGGAGGCGATCACGCCGCAGACCCTGATCAACATCCGTCCCGTCGTGGCGGCGATCAAGGAGTTCTTCGGCGCAAGCCAGCTGTCGCAGTTCATGGACCAGACCAACCCGCTGTCCGGGCTGAGGCACAAGCGCCGGCTGTCTGCGCTGGGCCCGGGTGGGTTGTCGCGCGAGCGGGCCGGGTTCGAGGTCCGCGACGTGCACACGTCCCACTACGGCCGCATGTGCCCGATCGAGACGCCCGAGGGCCCGAACATCGGCCTGATCGGGTCGCTCGCGACCTACGCGCGCATCAACGAGTTCGGCTTCGTGGAGACGCCGTACCGTCGCGTGGTCGACGGGGTCGTCACCGACCGCATCGACTATCTGACGGCCGACGAGGAGGACCGTCAGATCATCGCGCAGGCCAACGCGCCGCTCGATGACGACGGTGTGTTCACCGGTGAGCGGGTGCTGTGCCGTGCCAAGGACAACGACGTCCGCGAGGTGCCGCCGTCCGACGTGACGTACATGGACGTCTCGCCACGCCAGATCGTGTCGGTCACGGCCGCGATGATCCCGTTCTTGGAGCACGACGACGCCAACCGTGCGCTGATGGGCACGAACATGCAGGCGCAGGCGGTGCCGCTGCTGACCAGCCGGTCGCCGTACGTCGGCACCGGGCTGGAGGCCAAGACCGCCCGCGACGCCGGCGACGTGGTCGTCGCGGAGGCCAACGGCATCGTCGTGGAGGTCGCCGCGGACCGGATCATCATCAAGTCGCTGGACGACGACCGTCTCGAGAAGCACTTCCTGCGCAAGTTCGAGCGGACGAACCAGGGCACCTGCTACAACCAGCGCCCGATCGTGGAGGAGGGCGACGAGGTGGTGGCCGGCCAGGTCATCGCCGACGGTCCGTGCACCGACACGGGCGAGATGGCCCTGGGTGCGAACCTGCTGGTGGCGTTCATGTCCTGGGAGGGCTTCAACTTCGAGGACGCGATCATCCTGTCGGAGCGCCTGGTCAGGGAGGACGTGCTGACCTCGATCCACATCGAGGAGCACGAGGTCGACGCTCGCGACACCAAGCTGGGGGCCGAGGAGATCACCCGTGACATCCCCAACGTGGGTGAGGAGGTGCTGGCCAACCTCGACGAGCATGGGATCATCCGCATCGGTGCGGAGGTCAACCCGGGCGACGTGCTTGTCGGCAAGGTCACGCCGAAGGGCGAGACCGAGCTGACCCCCGAGGAGCGCCTGCTGCGGGCCATCTTCGGTGAGAAGGCCCGCGAGGTCCGTGACACTTCGCTGAAGGTCCCCCACGGCGAGAACGGCCGCGTGATCGGCGTGCGCACCTTCTCACGCGACGCCGGCGACGAGATGCCCCCGGGCGTCAACGAGCTGGTCCGCGTGTACGTCGCGCAGAAGCGCAAGATCTCCGACGGCGACAAGCTGGCCGGCCGGCACGGCAACAAGGGTGTGATCGCCAAGATCCTGCCCGTCGAGGACATGCCGTTCCTCGCGGACGGCACGCCGGTCGACATCGTGCTCAACCCGCTGGGTGTGCCGAGCCGCATGAACGTCGGCCAGGTGCTCGAGACCCACCTCGGGTGGGTCGCATCGCGCGGCTGGCAGTTCGAGGAGAAACCGGACTGGTTCGATGAGGTCGGCTGGGACGAGAGCCTGATGGAGTCGCCCGGCGACCGGCGCCTGGCCACGCCGGTGTTCGACGGCGCGCGCGAGGCCGAGCTGACGACGCTGCTGAAGAACGCGCGACCCAATGCCGACGGCGACAAGCTGATCGACGCGTCGGGCAAGGCGCAGGTCTTCGACGGCCGCACCGGTGAGCCCATCGATTCGCGGATCGCCGTCGGGTACATGTACGTGCTGAAGCTGCTGCACCTGGTCGACGACAAGATCCACGCGCGCTCCACCGGGCCGTACTCAATGATCACCCAGCAGCCGCTGGGTGGGAAGGCGCAGTTCGGCGGCCAGCGCTTCGGTGAGATGGAGGTCTGGGCGCTCGAGGCGTACGGCGCATCGTACGCGCTGCAGGAGCTGCTGACCGTCAAGTCCGACGACGTGCTGGGGCGCGTGAAGGTCTACGAGGCCATCGTCAAGGGCGAGAACATCCCCGAGCCCGGCATCCCGGAGTCGTTCAAGGTGCTCGTCAAGGAGATGCAGTCGTTGTGCCTCAACGTCGAGGTGCTGTCGGCCGAGGGCAGCCAGATCGAGTTCCGCGACTCCGACGACGACGCCTTCCGCGCCGCCGAGGAGCTCGGCATCGACCTCTCACGTCCCGAGCGCTACGGAGATGAGTTCTCGCTTGGCAGCTAG
- the rplJ gene encoding 50S ribosomal protein L10, with amino-acid sequence MPRPEKVAFVDEVSRRLTDSTAAVLTEYRGLSVDDLAELRARLRESDASYRVVKNTLTRLAARDAGFDIPNDLLVGPTAITFCAGDPVAAAKVLRAFSREHPELVIKGGVLDGRVLDAAETTRLADLESREQLLARFAGLMQAVVAQPARLAQANLSKLARLFAALQDKKAEEPQDVAAAVEADAAEEADAPDDSTDEAADETVASDDE; translated from the coding sequence ATGCCACGACCTGAGAAGGTCGCCTTCGTCGACGAGGTCAGCCGGCGCCTGACCGACTCGACCGCGGCGGTGCTGACCGAGTACCGCGGACTGTCGGTCGATGACCTCGCCGAGCTGCGCGCCAGGCTGCGTGAGAGCGACGCCAGCTACCGGGTGGTCAAGAACACGCTGACGCGGCTCGCCGCACGTGATGCCGGGTTCGACATCCCCAACGACCTGCTGGTCGGCCCCACCGCGATCACCTTCTGCGCAGGCGACCCGGTGGCCGCCGCGAAGGTGCTGCGCGCGTTCTCCAGGGAGCATCCCGAGCTGGTCATCAAAGGTGGCGTGCTCGACGGACGCGTGCTCGACGCCGCCGAGACCACCCGGCTCGCGGACCTCGAGTCCCGCGAGCAGCTGCTCGCCAGGTTCGCCGGCCTGATGCAGGCGGTCGTCGCGCAGCCCGCTCGGCTGGCGCAGGCCAACCTCTCCAAGCTCGCCCGCCTCTTCGCCGCGCTGCAGGACAAGAAGGCCGAGGAGCCGCAGGACGTGGCGGCGGCGGTCGAGGCCGACGCGGCCGAGGAGGCCGACGCGCCCGACGACAGCACCGACGAGGCGGCGGACGAGACCGTCGCGTCCGACGACGAGTAG